GGAGCAGTTCATCCAGTCTATCAAGCCCCCAAACCGCTTTCACCTCCGGAGGGGTTGGCATTGATTGCGAATCAACGGCGTAGACTTCCATACCGAAGCCGTGTCCCCGCCGCGCAACCGCCATTCCAATACCGCCGAGTGCGAGGATGCCTAAGGTGCTTCCACTGATCTCTAAAACCCGTTCATCATATTTTCCCGTATCCCAATGGTGCGCTTTCTGGTCATCCCACTGTTCGCGTAAGCAGTGGGCGAAGGTCAAAATCATACCAAACGCATGGTCAGCCATCGGGTTGGCGTGAGGTCCTCGTGCGTTCGTCAAGATAACGTCGCTATCTCTTATCTCAGATATCGACACAATCTTATCGACACCCGTCCCCGGACACTGTATCCACTGGAGTTTTTGGGCGGCGAGGAAAACCTCGCGTGACGGATCGCCACAGAATACATCCGCGTCCCGAATGAGTTCCATCTCTTCCTCCGGGGTCGCCGCTCGGTGAAAAGTTACGGACGGAAAAGTGGTGCGAAGTTCGCTCATAAACCGCTCGGTCGCTTTGGCAGATAGTACAATTTTCATCTATTGTTACCTCTATTCTAAAAGGTCAGGCGTTGAACATAGCCATTACAACATTTCATACCAACAGTGCTGCACGGTGCAACGCTGACAAGTAATCGATCGTTGATTTAACTTTTTTGAATACATATTGCTCAACTTTCCATCATATTCTATCATAAAGTCCCGATGTCTCAACATCAAAAAATGGAGATTGAAGGAAAATTATGGCTGCATCCAGATTCGGTTGAACCTGCATGAAAGATCAGCGTCTTAAACCATATCTACTGTAACTTCTTTCTGTTGTATTTCCTATAACGGGAGCGATGATAGCTCATGGCTGAGGATAAACAGTTCACGTCAAAACCTAGAAGATAAGGAGAACCCACAATGCGTATCACGGATATAGATCCCTTTGTTGTGAGAGTGCCCACCGAAGGGCGAGAAGGACCCACAACCGGGGATTGGACACTTGTCCTTGTCCATACAGATGCAGGCGTCACCGGTATCGGGCGAGGTGGGAGCATCGAAGTCATCTCCCAAGAACTAGCACCTGTGCTTATCGGGCAAGATCCGCGACGGACGGCGCTGCTCTGGGAACGGATGTACGAAACAGTGTGGCGTTTCGGCGGTCCCGGTCATGCAGCGATGCCATCCATCGGGGCACTCGATGTCGCGTTGTGGGATATTTATGGCAAGGCTTGTGGTCAACCTGTGTGGCGACTCTTGGGAGGATACCGGGACAAAGTCCTCGCGTATGCCGATGGCTCCGGATACGTTGCAGAGCCAGACCAATCGCCCCAGGCGATAGCCGCTCTCGTAAAGAAACACGCCGATCTCGGCTATGACGCGATGAAAATACACATGTACGAAGCCAAAAGTGCAGAGGAGATTGTGGAACGGGTGCGGTGCACGCGGGAGTTGATCGGTATGGAAAAGAAGTTGATGGTAGATCTGCACCGGGGATGGGATGGAAAGACAGCAGTAGACATCGCTCGGCAACTTGAGCCTTACAACCTCTACTGGATAGAGGAGCCGGTGCGCGGCGACGATGAGGCGGTCTACTTGCGGATGGTGCAGGACGCAACCAGTGCCATTGTTGCTGGCGGCGAGAGCGTAGGCACCCTTTACGGTATAAGGCAATTTATCACAGAGGGTGCACTCCAACTGATACAAACGGACATCTTAATAGGGGGAGGGTTCACCGGGTTGATGCGCATTGCGGCGTTGTGCCACGCATATCACCTGCCCGTCGCTCCGCACGGCGCACAGTTTCCGGACATCAACTGCCATCTGGCTGCGGCTGTGCCTAACGGCTTAATCGTTTCCGCCTACCCTGACTGCGAACCCAACGAGATCTGGTCAAAACTGTATGATCCACCTTTCCAAGTGGTTGATGGATACATCACAATGACCGAGCAGCCAGGGCTAGGGCTAACACTGAACGAGGATTTTATCAATCGGTATCGGTTAAATATCCCATCAAACGCAAATTGATGGGGGCATCGTGATCGTCAATGCTTTACCCTGACACCTATTTTCCCTTCTAATCAGGGGGCAGAAATAAAAAAAGCCAAGCCGCATCAGTAATTCAATGTGGCTTGGCACTGGGTGATTTTCATCAACTTTATAGTACTAAACAAGGAGTAGTTGAAACTGCTTACACCTAATCTAACGAACCTGTACGGATTCAGTTTCATCAATTTTTTAGAGGATTTAAGAACTACTTTCTAAGTGATCTAATCAGGCCCTATTTGGTATTCAGTACCAAATCTCTCTGCAATCAGTAGCTCGCCTGAAGCGTCAGAGACGCAACATTATGGGTGTAATTTAAGAAGTCAAAGTTTTCATTGGTGTCATTTAGCGTGAGTTGGTAATCTGCAAGGAGCGTCAGGGAATTGCGGAGCTGCCAATTAAGCTGGAAGGTTACACCGAATTGATTATCTTTGCGCTTCTCCGCGTTTTCATCAATAAAGCCATCGGCACCTCGTACCCGGCGGCCATCGAAGGTAATCCCCAATCGCGACAACCGCAGACGCGCCCAACTCTCAGCGTTAATCTTGTAAAACGCCCCAACCGCCGCCTCAATCGTAGAGAAGTCGTAGAACCCGACATTTGAGTTACTCAACAGCAGATTCAGCTCCTGCTGTAAGAGGATCCGACCCGCTGGAATTTCGATCAATTTTGCCGATACCAAGTTTCGCAGATCTGTTCGAGACTCTCCCTTTTCAATCCCAGCAATACCCAATACGAGTTCATTCAGGTTGTCTTTATAGCTTTCCTGCTCCAGCGAATACTCCAATTTCGCCAAAAGCGATTTGAGAATTCCCAACTGTATCCTCGTTCGTCCCTGATGCATTGTCGAACCAATGAGTAGGAAATCTGCACGCCGTGTCATATCATCGTCAAAGCGGTTGATGTAGAAGTTATATTCCAGTAGCTTGCCGAAGCGGAAACCTATCTGACGTTGAAGGTTGTCAAATGCATCGTCTCTGCGATCCAATCGCCGCAGCTGATGTGATACGCTCAAGATAGGCAGCTGCGCTGTCGGACGAAAACTAAGCTCGGTCAAAAAAAGATCTGTGAACGCATCAAAATCGTTGAGTTTTCCATTCTCGCCGATATATTTTTCCAACTGCGGATAGTATTGCAGCGTGAGCCCAAAACGTTTTCCAAGCGGTAAAGTCCCCTGAAGGTTGACCCCAGCACGATTGATTATACCTTGGAGTTGTGGATCTTCACGCCTCGCAAGACTACTTGTATTTGGATCGATACTCAATCCGAACTCGACGTGGTTGTTAAAGACATTACTTACTTCATAGTCGATAGTGAGATCGGATTCAAAAGCTGCGGACGCTTCTGTTTCCTGTTGGAACAGTTCCTGTCCGTATTCCCGTCGGAGTTGAGCGGACGCAAGCGAAGCCTCAACCAGCAGTAGTGCTAGCGCGAATATGTAATAAGTTAGCTTGAATAAAGATTGATGAAATCGTCTCTGCAATTTCTGTTTCCTCCCGAAAAAATAGGGGCACGGCTCCCAAAGTTGTTTCGCAGGATGGCGTGCCCCTATGAATGAAAGTCAGACAGTTCTTAGTAGATGATGCAAGCTCCGCCCGCACAGATGCTACCTGCTTTTTTCGTCACATCACCGGCGACCGTACTTGCTTCGCTGGCTTCAAAATCCGCAAGGATGTCCGACGTTTCGTTCACCGATGCAGACAACCCGACCTGTAATTGTCCGCTTGACGTAAAAGTTGTGACGCAGCCGGAGAAAGTGATTAATCCGAACAGTATAACGAAAACCGCGCAAGCTAACCAGAAACTTTTCATAGCGTTTGTCTCCTGTTGTCTTAGATGTAAAACAGATCTTTCTCGTCCTTCAATCAACTACACCTTCACCTCTTGATAATCCACTTCATCGAGGTCGTTAGTGCCTAAATCCATCCTTGATGCTGAACGGATATATTTCGACAGTCGTGAGAGGGTCGGCAACTCAAGCTCCTTCCGCTTTTCTTCGATCGTTTGATAGACAATTTGGTCCAATGCAACCGGATCCTGGCTCACAAGGATACTGCCGTACTGCCATACCCCGTTGGGGTCATACGTCGGTCCCCCATTGAACGCAGCAAGCAACCCATCAACGATGTTCAGAACGACTTTATCTTTGAGCACAGTATGCGCATAGATATCCGCGATGGCAGGATTACAATTTATGGGATTTGAGTGGAAGCGGGAGGTATTATCAACACTGCCGAAGGCGAGATTTTTCAGGCACCCACTCACACCAGCAATCCCGTGATGCTTCATCACCGGAACGTTAATAACTACAGTAAACTCTGTGGTGAGAAGCTTTGTATATCGGGAGAGGGTACTTCCATTCTCGCGGCGAACCTCGACATCCTTCTCAGTTTCATAGAAGACCTCATCATCGTAACCAACCCCTTCGCTGTCCGATGCGAAGCAGCGCACTCCTTGGTCGCTTTGGTTGATCTCATACCCTGCATTGACTAGGTGTGATTCAAACCGATCCCAGATGATAATCTGATTGCTGAGGATACCTGCTCCATGCAACCCTTCAATAATCTTGTCAACGATTATCCGATGGGTGCTCAACTGCTCTCCGGCAAGTGGATTGATTTTAATTCCAACGATGTCTGTCGGCAGCACAAAATCCTTCCACGCCTCTTTTGCGGAGTCAAGTCCGGTCAACTTCATCATTGCGCGATCGACCATCTCATTGACAACCCCCTCGTCAAGTACATCACCATTCCAGACCTTCTCACTTCTGGCTTCGACCAGCGGCGTGAGTTCTTCTTCGATTATCTCTCCTGGGGGACCACCGGACTGACGCCCCAGTTGAGCAAAAGCACCCTTAGTCGCTGCAGCTACGCCTCCCAACGCGAGCCCCATCCCAACAACACCTTTCGACGCCTGACGCAAGAATCGCCGGCGACTCACCGATTGTGGTATGTCAGCCTTGGTACGTGAGATCTGGTCGCAATCTGCTTGAATTTGTGCGACAATAGGATCTGATTCAGGTGGTATTTTAAAGGAGGTCTTCCTCACTGATTTCACTTCCCTTCCAGATCCCTTGCAGCGAACCACGTTTTGCTTGTCTCTTATTACATACCTCGTTGATTTCAATTTCATCAACTTGGCTAGCTAACTGAATCAGCTTTTCCAGAGTCCCCCTAGGTATTAAGACACGGTTTTCGGAGACACTTTCAAATTGAACGCTTAACATTGTTGGCTCCTCACCTACAAAACTTGTTAGTAACCATTCATCCTCTTTGGACTCTGACCACTTACAAACTCTTCAACTCCGCAACAATCCTTTCGCCCTTTAGCCGATTTCCAACACGCACATCAAGGAATTTCCAGCGGATAACTCCGCTCTCATCAATGATATAGGTCATAGGACGTGCGATCCGAGGATTTAGTGGATCCCTTGCGTTGTACGCATTAATTGCCTTCAGTTCCGGGTCTCCAAGCAGCGGAAATTCAATTTCAACACCAGCCCGCCTTTTGACATCTTCAATCGCCTTCTTTGCCTGTGCTGCGTTATCTGTGCTGATTGCGAGAAGCTCGGCACCCGCCGCCTGAATTGCTGCATAATCTTGTTGCAACTCTCCGAGTTGCACAATGCATGAACCTCACCATCCGCCCCGATCAAAGACGAGCACAACCTTTTGCTTACCTGCGTAATCTGCAAGGGCTATCCTTCCCCCATCGCTAGCAGGCAGGTTGAAGTCCGGTGCTTTCAAGCCAACCGCAAGCCCATCACCCGCTGGAAGTTGCTCCGGGTTGAGTGGAATAAGCTCAACTTCTAATTTTACCGTTTCACCAACTGGAATAGGATCAACAGTGAATTCTCGTTTCTCGTATTTGTCGGAATCAATAGAGATAGTAAGTTTCTGATTTTCGGCAACACCTTTGAATTCAAAGACACCTGATGTTGTTGTTGGTGTCTCTAGGACATTCCCAACTTCATCGGTCAGCTGAACTCGCACATCAATAAGCGGTGTTTTTGTTATCTGGTCCAATACGAGTCCACGAATACCGGGGAGCGCAAGAAGCGCGACTTCCAACGGCACGGTTTCACCGGCTGGAATCGGATCGATGGAAATCTCTTGCTGCTCAAATCCTTCCAGATCGACGACGACGGTGAGTTGCTGATCTGTGGGAACGTTTTCAAATTCAAATGCACCCGTCTGTGTCGTCAACACCTCGCGGGCGTTACCGGCTGAATCAACAAGTCGAACGGCGACCTTGTTAAGCGGACTCCCTTTTGCCTGATCGGATAAAATGCCTTGAATATGGGCAACGGGGATTTCTAACTCCTTGAGTGCCGCTCTATCTAGCGATACGACTTTATCCTCACTAATCTGA
This is a stretch of genomic DNA from Candidatus Poribacteria bacterium. It encodes these proteins:
- a CDS encoding D-2-hydroxyacid dehydrogenase produces the protein MKIVLSAKATERFMSELRTTFPSVTFHRAATPEEEMELIRDADVFCGDPSREVFLAAQKLQWIQCPGTGVDKIVSISEIRDSDVILTNARGPHANPMADHAFGMILTFAHCLREQWDDQKAHHWDTGKYDERVLEISGSTLGILALGGIGMAVARRGHGFGMEVYAVDSQSMPTPPEVKAVWGLDRLDELLQMSDWFVITAPFTSETEGLIDRRRLELIKPGAYVIAISRGGILDEEALIDGLCSGRIAGAGLDVMDVEPLPADSPLWDMENVILSPHASALTAEMWEGRRQIFKENLRRFLAGEPFIYVCDKQAGF
- a CDS encoding carboxypeptidase regulatory-like domain-containing protein, which gives rise to MVIRDKLNTIQLLLALAAILMLCVGCGTDQESIVEPETPVEPDASTEKPAPITVTGSLKGTVDKIDGVSVAIRVLQNGNAIASVTADADGNYQIDNIAPGTYTVEIAAKGYETVERTVQISEDKVVSLDRAALKELEIPVAHIQGILSDQAKGSPLNKVAVRLVDSAGNAREVLTTQTGAFEFENVPTDQQLTVVVDLEGFEQQEISIDPIPAGETVPLEVALLALPGIRGLVLDQITKTPLIDVRVQLTDEVGNVLETPTTTSGVFEFKGVAENQKLTISIDSDKYEKREFTVDPIPVGETVKLEVELIPLNPEQLPAGDGLAVGLKAPDFNLPASDGGRIALADYAGKQKVVLVFDRGGW
- a CDS encoding redoxin domain-containing protein, giving the protein MQLGELQQDYAAIQAAGAELLAISTDNAAQAKKAIEDVKRRAGVEIEFPLLGDPELKAINAYNARDPLNPRIARPMTYIIDESGVIRWKFLDVRVGNRLKGERIVAELKSL
- a CDS encoding mandelate racemase/muconate lactonizing enzyme family protein; this translates as MRITDIDPFVVRVPTEGREGPTTGDWTLVLVHTDAGVTGIGRGGSIEVISQELAPVLIGQDPRRTALLWERMYETVWRFGGPGHAAMPSIGALDVALWDIYGKACGQPVWRLLGGYRDKVLAYADGSGYVAEPDQSPQAIAALVKKHADLGYDAMKIHMYEAKSAEEIVERVRCTRELIGMEKKLMVDLHRGWDGKTAVDIARQLEPYNLYWIEEPVRGDDEAVYLRMVQDATSAIVAGGESVGTLYGIRQFITEGALQLIQTDILIGGGFTGLMRIAALCHAYHLPVAPHGAQFPDINCHLAAAVPNGLIVSAYPDCEPNEIWSKLYDPPFQVVDGYITMTEQPGLGLTLNEDFINRYRLNIPSNAN
- a CDS encoding DUF362 domain-containing protein encodes the protein MKSVRKTSFKIPPESDPIVAQIQADCDQISRTKADIPQSVSRRRFLRQASKGVVGMGLALGGVAAATKGAFAQLGRQSGGPPGEIIEEELTPLVEARSEKVWNGDVLDEGVVNEMVDRAMMKLTGLDSAKEAWKDFVLPTDIVGIKINPLAGEQLSTHRIIVDKIIEGLHGAGILSNQIIIWDRFESHLVNAGYEINQSDQGVRCFASDSEGVGYDDEVFYETEKDVEVRRENGSTLSRYTKLLTTEFTVVINVPVMKHHGIAGVSGCLKNLAFGSVDNTSRFHSNPINCNPAIADIYAHTVLKDKVVLNIVDGLLAAFNGGPTYDPNGVWQYGSILVSQDPVALDQIVYQTIEEKRKELELPTLSRLSKYIRSASRMDLGTNDLDEVDYQEVKV